The Alphaproteobacteria bacterium US3C007 genomic interval CGGTTTTGCTTTTTCTGATTATACCTTTTAATGCGCCATCTTTTGTGAATTCCAAATCAGTCGTTCGGAGTGCAACAAGCTCTGATCTTCGGGCAAGGAAATCGTAGCCTAGAGACAGCATGGCTTTGTTGCGCGTGCCTGCGAGTGTGTCGGGTTGCGCGTCTATCATTTTCACCAAGAGATCATGATTGATGCCAACGGCTTGTTGTTGTTCCAGACACTTAGAGCGTTTCAGGCGGCGAATTGTAAGGTAGATTTCTTCTGTTTGTGTATGGTCTTGGTGCCCGAGCAATTTATTGATGCGTCGCAGGCAAGATAGCCGCCGTCTGATCGAGGAATAGCTGTAGTTTACTGCCATCGTCTCAATGTATTCTCGTACACCGCCGGATGTCAGTGGAAACGGTTCAATGTTTTTCACGAAGCACCAATCGACAAATGCCTTGGTGTCAGCATAATATGACTTGAGTGTGTTTGGAGCATAAGCACCTTCTAGACATTGAAGTGTCTCAGATAAACGAATTTTTATAATATCGGACATATGGACGATAATAGGACATAAGGATGTAAGTGTCAATGATTACTGTTCAGCAATTGCAAATGGCTCGTGCTGCGCTGGGTTGGTCATTGGATGTCCTCGGCGAAAAAAGCGGTGTCAGTTCAAGAACAATACGTAGAATTGAGTCTGAAGGCGGCCTCGAAAAAGCAACGGCGGCCAATCTGAAACTCATACAACAAACTCTGGAGAAAGCGGGCGTTGAATTCATTGGAAGTGCGGATGAAGGTCCTGGTGTCCGCCTTTGGAAGCTCCAGTGAATAAGTCGGTCACGCGTACCTATCCTTTGGGATATAAAACAAAAATACGCTGACCAATACACGACATAATAGCGACATATAGCGAATCTTGGCATGATGGGCACCACATGTAGGAGCCACCATGACCCAGACTTCACATCTCCTCCCGAGTGACTTTGGTCTAAACAGCTTTCAAGAATTGATCTATCAACCTACCCATAGGGCAGGGGATCATCTTGATGACTTAGACGCATTTCGGGATGCCCTTTTAACTGACCTCGCGCCCATGCGGCCCCATGAAGCCGTCATGGCTGAAAACATCATCATGATCGAATGGGATATTGCCCAAATCCTCATACAAAAGAGGCATATTGCCAGATCAGCGGTTTTTGACGAAATCACCAACCAGTATGTGAAACTTGCCGAACAGGAATTTTAT includes:
- a CDS encoding tyrosine-type recombinase/integrase — translated: MSDIIKIRLSETLQCLEGAYAPNTLKSYYADTKAFVDWCFVKNIEPFPLTSGGVREYIETMAVNYSYSSIRRRLSCLRRINKLLGHQDHTQTEEIYLTIRRLKRSKCLEQQQAVGINHDLLVKMIDAQPDTLAGTRNKAMLSLGYDFLARRSELVALRTTDLEFTKDGALKGIIRKSKTDQYGRGRLVFGSERSAKLLRGWFQKKPTEIEAVFCAINHGQCLDRPICDRNVNEIIKKSVVKVKRCERPSDLKVSGHSLRVRAAQDLLIKGYDMAAITRAGGWSNAETVSRYLRFSQHNIWK
- a CDS encoding helix-turn-helix transcriptional regulator — encoded protein: MITVQQLQMARAALGWSLDVLGEKSGVSSRTIRRIESEGGLEKATAANLKLIQQTLEKAGVEFIGSADEGPGVRLWKLQ